tattttaaaatttatatataattcttttattaaGTCGTGCATCGCACAAACATAAtactagtatataataaaagttaggcATAGATGTCGTGGTTGCACCAAGTGGAGAcaccaaattgcagaaatttttttagaattttagattttaaggaaaatatatatatataagttttcttcaactataatttctaagtggataaaaatcttaatttgattaaagTTAAATTACACTTGTAGCATTTCTTAGTGGATAAATTCAAAAATCATAACAATTAAAAGCCGTGCATCAAGTGGTTATGTTAATTACTTCACGTGGTTCTAAAAAGACTTAGCAGTAGTTGCGTCACATGGTGCAAAATATTgaaccaaatcaaaacaaaattaaatatttgctAAATATTAAAAGACCCAACAATTGCATATCACGTGGTGGTTTAATTAGCTTTAGACTTTTTGTTCATATAAAATTCTTCAATGTggagtttgtgtgtgtgtgtgtgtgtgtatatatatatcaaataattcaTAATTAGTATCTAGTTGGGCTTAAACGCCGTGGTTGCACCAAGTGATGACaccaaattacaaaaattttcttaaatttttagattttaagaaaaaatatataagttttttttcaattataatttctaagtgGATAAAAATCTTGATTAAAAGAAGGAaggataaagttctattcaatTAATGTTGCTTCATAGGATAAAATTATATTCAATTAATATTGCTTCACGTGGTGCTAGAAATCGTGCttaatttgttcttttctttagtttattttgtCTAAGGTTGCAACGTAGTGTCTagaattttaaaacaaattggACGAATCTTAATCATGTGAATAGAACCATTATGTAATCAAATTTCACATGGCATCAATATTATCAATTTTgctataataaaagaaattaccGTGACAAGCACATGGTATTGTGTTGGCTTAGGAATGGGTGTTAGAGCAATGTagtgtttagaattttttttttttttgaaaaagtagtgtttagaattttagtttataaaatTCTATTCAATTAATATTAGCTTTAGACTTTTTGTTCATATAAAATTCTTCAATGtggagtgtgtgtgtatatatatatgtatatatcaaataattcaTAATTAATACCCATCATATGGTTCTTTTGCGctattcttctcttcttctaccTACAACCTCACAAGTACGTATTTCTTTactctactcttttttttttcccaacaaattgaatatattttgtgtatttgtttaaGTTGATTTCCTTAAGTTTAATCCAATTTAGAGAATTGTTATGGATtgtcaattgattttttttataatgttagTTTGATtgttcaaaaattatataagaaattgAGCTTTCATGCCTAATTAACTAAGAAATTAAGTTTTTAGTCCAAAcataataaaatgacaaaataaatagtcaatattttcttttttccttttctagggttttcttttcttcttggtaGATAGAGCTAATATTTAGACTTTTttaaccttttcttttccttttcgtGTTTTGTGGGTATAGATGTTGAATGTTTTTTAAATgcttatatttatatgtaagtttttttaatatacttttttttaaaagagtactAATGTATGTAAGTCGATTATTGCTTACTGTATCTAAGAAATTGTACCTCTGTTTAGTTTATCTTATGCTCCCGCTAAGAATGCAGCTATCTATATCTAATTAGTATTCATTATTACGTGTTGAGTTTTTACGCAAAAAAGCTAACAGAAACAGTCCCCATTGCCTTATAAGATCTTAAGTAtgcgtttggataccgcttattttgctgaaaactaaaaaaaataaaaaaaaatattttatggttACTGTTCGTTAATGAATTTACTGTGCATTTGCCTTGATGCattgttcatgtcccatgaacagtgcaccaagcgctggacttaaaaataaaaaaaataaaaaataaaaaaacctggACGCGCTGGACGTGGACGTTGCTTACCCAAACGGAGCTTAAATATAACTTGGCCGAATATTAAACCACCAacaccaaaatatatatatatatttgaatccatattgtatatatattgaaatatgATATGTAATGATATAAATTATCCAAAATTATATACCCGAatatggtgatttttttataatgagtttaatttttctttttttgagatggagtttaattttagttattttgttctTGACTAACATGGTTGTATGATATGCCAATTGCAAGCATTgcccaaatttttattgtttacaattcatatttctttttttttaggcaaatgctaattatttttttatattattttattagaatgTATAGACAAAAGATATAATCTCTTGGAAGAAACTGACACTGAAAAAGACAATTGGAATATTAGAGTTAGAGTCACAAGAATGTCGGAAGtacttaatattaaaataaataatgaactTATGAGTGTTGATTTGGTGCTGCTTGATGAGAAGGTaagttttgaaataaaataataaaattactttCAGCTCTTCAAATacaattgaattatattttcttgataagtttattctcatttttttaggATAATCTTATTCATCCAAGTATTAGAAAATCATTTGTTAATCATTTTAGAGATATACAAGAAGGTAAAATCTAtcgaataaaatattttggagtTGTCGAAAACAAGGATGCTTATAGGATTGTGAATCACAAGTACATGATAAGATTTTATGCAACAACATCTGTGAAGTTGTTAGAAACAAATGATGAACTTattgcaaaacaaaaatttgaattggtTCCATTTGATGAGTTGAAGTATCTTGCTGACAAAAACACAACTCTAATAGGTAATTTTGATTatacatttatattttaaaatatagttATATACTATTATCTTCATAACTCATGATTTTGATCAAGATCTTTATTGTTTGTAAATGTAATAGGAGAAATAATAGGAATTTCTCCCATGGAAAAGATAGAGGTGCGTgggaaaaaattgaacaaaaggCTAATTGAACTTCAAGATAACAGTTTAGTTAGATATAGATGAATATATTACTTAGATTTGTACATTTTTTCAAgagataaatttttaattgtctAAGAAAATGTTTATGCAGGAGGGAAAAAATTAGAATCACATTTTGGGATAAATTTGCAGAGGCAATTAATGAAGATatatgttttgataattttgtgcGGCCTATTATAATTATCACATCAACCACTGTTAAGACATATATGAGTAAgcaattctttcttttaatatacATGATTTGTGTTTAAACATCATAATTTAAACTACTAATGTATGAATGATGGTAGGGTAATTATCATTATCTTCTACAAACTCTTCAATGTTGTATGTGAATTTAGATATTCCAGAGGTCATAGAGTTAAGAAAAAGGtcaatacaattttaaaattacttatttattttagttcaattttataatttcttaaattattattttatgatacCAATAGACATTTTTAATATGTTGAATTTCAATATAGTCTTGAAGAAACTGAATTCAACCTtgatgagaaagagaagaagattgAGTTGTTGCAACTATCACGTTCAATCCTTGAACCTAATGAGATTTCTAAGATGAAAAGAACACCATCGGAAATTTCGACctttataaactataaagacTGAAAAAGAATAGGTTAGTATTAAGTGTGCAAGGTATTGTTATCTCTTACTTGAACTTGGATTCAATTGTTAAATATACGATAGCAGAGAGTAAGCAACGCATAATCTAATTTTTGAAGGGTAGTGTCTGCATCTAGGTATGCTTATTTATAAAAGGAGAATATTTTatgtaacaaataaataaataattaaatgggaaaaaataaaaatggctgAAGAATGGATTTCAAATGAGGTATATGTACATCATATGCGAATGCTGcaacataaaattttcttttcctagcATTTGGACTGACATATCAATCAATAAGTTCTGTTTAAATAATCATGTAAAAATCAAGTtgaattgatgattttttttggtaattaagTTTAAGTTGATGACAACAAACTATGATTACATTAATTcctcaaattgattttgaataTGATAAATACTTTTAGAAAGTAAATGATGTGATTAACAACCATTTTTCTGTTAcctttttttgacaaaacaaaCCCTATCTTCTAATTGACATGTAATTGAATGAACTTATTTTAGATGCTTTTTCTTCTATCAATAACATTCTCCGATGCTTTATTGTTAGTTGCaatttgtccaaaaaaatttaactcaaCTAATACCTCATGATGTTTTCAACCAATTGGGAAAGACAGATGACAGGAGTAGTATATTGCTATATATTTTAAGATGTTGTAAAGAGTGTTCTTGGGTCTATATTTGTTTTCCAAATATGTTTATGTGAAAAAATCCTTCATGAACTTTCTTATAAATAAACTCTAAAACAGTTACATAAATATTCATGGAACCTGAATGATAATATTtaccatgtttttttttataggacaTAACATTTTATTGCATGGCCTCAATTAAAAAGATCAATGCGGAGAATGGATGGTATTATGTCTTCTGTGATGAGTgtcctaaaaaaattgaaaaaacatgAATCAAAACTATTTTGTGAGACATGTATGAAAGTATGTGGATTCCCAAAAATTAAGTAAGTAATTCTAATATTTACTATTGGTtaactttaaatatataaaaatgttaattgatgtaaatgaaaaataatatttcagaTACAGACTTGACATGCAAGTTGGCGATACAACAGAACATGCAAATTTTGTAGTGTTTGACAAGGAAGAAGAgaagttaattaaattaaagtgCCTGCTATGCAActctccaatatatatatatatatagattgtttgtataattatattaattgtaTTATGTTACACTAATtgaaatcttttgtttttttaataatagaatGAAGACGGTGACAATATTATTCCAAGTAGCATCAAATATTGCATAATTGGAAAAACCTACATCTTCCAACTGAAAATTACTgcatacaatttttttgttcacaaacaaaattttacaataacCAGAGTCATTGAAATTGAAGGAAACGGAACAGGTTACGATGCTTCACCTATACATTATTGATGAAGTTATAATATTATCATTAGTACATAATGATATATTGAATCATATTGATTATAGGAAATAACAAAAAGAGGGGCTAACAATGGAAATAAAgtacttgaagaaaaaaatttgtgccgaagtaaagaagagaaagattgTGAAGAAGTAAGTACAATTGCACAAATAAATATCATTTGgttcttttttaaaacttcacaaaatctttgttttccttaagaagaaaataacttttttattatttctattttgtagagaaataaaaaaagagaaagtggAGGATCAAATAGAAGTGTTAGACGATTaaagaacatataaaatatttaaatgaaagactattttcatattttggagTTTTAGATTGTTTTCATTCTAGAATGATTTGAGTTTGGAAAATTTTGCTTTTAAGCTATTGTATATACTCTAATtcagtttaaaattttatttcggATAGGTTGACTTGGTTTATTGTACACGTTTTCGGTATTGcattatttttttgacaaatgtgTTAATGTGctaattttctttcataaaaatatttccaTTCATGTGTAGAGAAATGCTAAAATAAGAGTTACCAAATTTGTTCATCTTAACACACACTCCAAAGTTATTTATCCCACAAAACTGTGTTGTGCCCACTAGACTTCGGCTCTACCTAATTTGACAATTTTGCTCCAAATTACACTTTATAGAGTTTGTTGCTCTTTCCCATGCTCTAAGAAGTCTCTTAGCATTTTCTCTTATCACGTTATGGAATATTTGATGTTAGTTCCTACTATAAAGCTTTGAGTGGAAACTGAGATCATTGGTTTCCATTGAAGAATATACGGACAACAAGGATTCTGCTCAAGGTTGCATTTTTGGTTGGACAATTGTATTGTGGAGAAATAGTAGATCATCTCCTACTCCATTATTTTGTAGCAGGAGGAGAACTCTGGTCTGGTCATTGGTCTTCTCTTTATTTGGGGTTAAATGGTGATGCCATTGCTTGCTGGCACAACTAGAATACTAAACCCAGCAGTATTGGGAcacgtttatatatataaccaaaaaaaatgccATACATTGATTCTCAAATACCAATTTCAAAAGATAATACTAcgacaaataaataaataagaatttgaTGATCACAATTGGAATTAGACGATGTGGTAGTGCCAAGTGGCGGCaccaaattgcaaaaaatttcttaaatttttagatttttaaaaaaagatatatatatatatatatatatatatatatgtatatatatatatatatgtaagttttcttcaactataatttctaagtgGATAGTCAAGTGAGGGACGATCTTCGAGTACAGAATCCAACAATGCCACTAAATCATAAAACTCTTAGTTATACAAAGCAAAATTATTGGTCCATATTACAAAATTCATATGGAGTTTACACAACAGAATAAATTGATCATGCCTTTAGTTATTATCATTCAAGTATTTGACAAGAAAATCCATATCTTAATATTAACTTTAGTGAGAATTTTGACAAGAAAATCCATGTTTAGTTgtattgttatgtttttttttttgggtatatttAATACTTGGAAAGTTGGAATTGTTGCATATATTGTTATGTTTTGTAATGTTAGAAGTTATTTTTTGAtgttttataagttttaaatttgtgAATGACATTCGTACCGGGTATCTACTAGAATGGGGTGGAGTAAAAAACTGCCCTCATTATTgagtatttatatttattactcCTTAACATGTGCTCTTATTACacttgttaaaaatatttcccTCATCTATaatatttaaggggcttccttccctctcaaaaaagaaaaagaaaaagagggggCTTCCTTTGTTTGGACCGAATTTTTGTTGTTCGAAAATACCCCTAcattcctatgtttaagtagagacaaaactaaaggataatttGGTAAATATTGTagatgctcttttttttttttttgtggaagcCCAGCAGGAGgaaaggcccaaagacatgggCAGAAGAGAGTGGGATGGAAATGCCATTAAGCtaagtggcaggaataatggatgaTGGGTCCATAAAGCGAATAAATGGACCCTGAAGAAGTAAACGGGTCTAAAAAGATccggaagaaagaaataacaaactCATGGGttgtatggatgtagaaaaatGAGAATGGGTCACGGTTGCCACAGCAGGCCCAAggcaatgtaagtaaagaaagtaaggggcaatggagGATCTATGAGCCCCAAAGAAAAAGTAAGAAGCACTCGGGTCAAAGAAGCCCAAGAAGCTAGTAAAAGCCTATGGGAAACATAGAATTGGAAAGGGCCACggatgccccaagaaagtaaatgggtcaaggatgcccaaaggaaaGTAGATGGGACGAGGGAGCTCGCAAGTAGTAAAGGGTTCAATGAGTTTATTAGGCCTTCagagaaagaataagaaaagcCTGGAGAGACCCAGCAGACTTGGGCCAAGCAAACCTCACGGCAGGCATAGCAGAATGATGTGGTaggaaacaaataacaagaGCTAGAAGCATAAGAACAGCCCACAATCGGGGGAGGCCCAGCCCCTAAGAGAAGCAAACCATAAATGCGAAGTCAGGGAAAGTAGCCCACGCCATGAGAAGCTAAAGATGAACGGCAGACAGGGCATTCAGATCGCAGCAAACACATAAGCAGCAGGTAGAACTTGGATGAGCATGAGGCAAGGCACGCTCAAGGGCCAGACACCACCAGCCTATACCCAACCAATACAGGAAAATGGTGAGGTCATAGGTCAGAAGTAAGGGGTTATGGTCTAGTGGTGGGGAGGGGGGAAAACCTATTTTCGTGTTTCCTGCTCAAATCCTTTTAGAGACAATGTCCTActaggatgacataccacccaaaagaggcaaagtTGAGTttgaaccactaggtgcatgccatgagggatggaGAGAATGAGAGTATTTACACCGTGGCAGGTAAGAGTGCCACGGCGAGCAATCAAACAAAAGAGCTTTCTTTGTCTGGTGAAGTAGAATGGCACagccagcacaggtaagtggcACTGGCTGGGTGACTGACCAGTCAGTAATGGTCGGCAAAGAACACCCATACCAGACAAAAACAGTTAAGGGCTAAAACGGTGAAAACCCGCTACGGCTGGCTCTATATAAATGACCTTTGTTGTGCACGGCAAAGAGGACGGAAACCTTTGGGCTATAATCATTAGAATCACAAAGACAATGAGAGtaagaaaacaagaagaaaaagagagaaagaatcaaAGAAGATAAcaaggagagtaaaaaaaaaaaaaacgaaaagaaagaaaggaaagaattaaggaatagagagaagaagtaaaagaaaacagagagaatAGAGTGGTAAGCATGTACTGAAtgggtcaatctccctctccctctccctctctaaCCCATGCTCTCTGGTAACGGAAAAAGACCTCCTTAAACACAAGTCACTCAGGCCCACCCcttcaaagcagttaatttctccTTCAAAGAGGTTAATCGTGTTGAAGAGGTGATCCCCCTTCTTGACTTAGGTTTGGCAATATAACTTGATGCGGCAGACTAACATTCATTTCCTTTAAGCTTACTGTTATTCATTCAATACCTATTCTCTTGTTATTGTTTTCATAAAACGGGCATCCCTTATCAAAGCCCATTACTTGCTTCTGTCTAAATCATAAAcgaatttgttattattatctttattatatctgcCTGCCGTAGTTAACGTAACAATCCTACCTATCATGGGCATGTGATCAAAGCCTGATTAACAGGGGCATTGTTTGAGCACAAGCCAAACCAAGGAGGATTGCTCTTGGACCAATTCCAACTCCTTGATCCAAAAATCTTTGGGCCTAGTGTAGCGACAGGCGGCCCAacccaacatttgcaaaaaaggcccacacaaatatataatcctaacttccactaaaatattgcctaaaaatagggtcactctcttgttgattttcaaattcatttatctacttataaattatattatcaaaataaaaattatatatatagaataaaaaaagcatagatttttttttttttttgctacaaccactaaaaaaaaaaaaaaaaaacctcatcgcaTGCTCGAAGTGCGTGTGATAAAGCCAGTATgtcctaaaaagaaaaagaaaagaaaattctccTCATAAATTTACAGCATTTATTGAGagcttttaatttctttgttgtCACCTGTCCCTACTTTTCTTTGAGACTTCAATTCATTTCTTAATTCTTATGTATAGAAAGTTTCTGGTGAAGCCATGAAGCCATGAAGCCATGAAGCCTGactagcacaaaaaaaaatgtatatgtacatttatcaaaaaaataatatatgctaAATAACCTATTATGACcaccctaataaaaatgttgaacatcctgatttgaaaattaaaaaactttgggttaaaaaaaataagagtagggctacattcacaatattttcacaataatttcacaacaaatccaaTGTAGTAAATTGttactggttctaatttaaacccaatattgatattatttttttattcaccaaTAACAgctttttgcataaaatttattgtaaaaatattgtagacgtagcattactccaaaattaattGTGCCTccaaacataatccttaatctcttttataaattttttttttaaaaaaaaaaaacttaaataacaataataaatactagcgaacaaagtttaactataaaattagttgtagccttaggatacaaccttactcaatatctttttattggagataaattttgacaaatctaccattggattgCATCTAATTcctatagattatatagtaaagaatatcagataaatacaaaatttgacatgtgtattaagagcgtaaagaacatacaattcaacggttaaattttctagatatgtagtaatgtttattttattgaataaggttgtagccttaagttacaactattttatagctaaattttgtccaatattagcccaaataacaacaaacataaacataaacaaaaacaaaaaaagacaaGACCAAACAACAAGTGAACagattatttaataaaaaacctattattaaacaaaaagataaaaatcgcTAATCGTTCAAATTTTGTAGCTCATTCaacctattcaataaaaataatctttaattttagttttttcttaaaaaattgtaccaagaaaaatattgtggttgtGAATTCTCCTTGAAGGTGACAacagttataatttttttggctttacaattgtaataattttacTTTCCTTAACAACTCGTAGTTGTAGCAAATATTCAAGTTATtgctttattagattttgtataatttaaattttttagtgacCACCTTAAAAAACATACCTAGAGCTACTACTGCATGAAGGTGAATTTTCTAGCAACTAACATTAAGCATAATGGCCCTTGATTGAAGGCCAAGACTACCATTAATGGGAAAACAGCAAGAAGTAAAGCCAACACCAACTAtgtttaacatatatataaagtacAGACCTAAATTTGATACCCAAAGAACTGAAGAACTTTCATTTTTAATGAGTCAAGAATGCTAGAAGGAACATATATCTGTCATTGTAAGTCTGTAACACGCATATTAGACCCTTATGGGCTGCCATGTACtattcatcttcttcatcaactACTactataaatgaaaaaaagtatgGTCCATGCATGAACCTTTACTGTTAGGATTTAACCATCAATGTACTATTGTATTGAATTACTGTTCATACTAGTGTTGCTTACTGTGTTAGTTACTGCTTGTGTTAGTTGTGTTAGTTAACTATGGTTAAGGGTAGTCAATGTGTGAAGGTAACTGTAACTgttgttagttagttagttgttGAGGGGGTTAGTTAGTTGGTTGGTAGTGAGAATGCAGAGCAAACTTGTATAAAGGCCAAAGGCCATCATCAATGAAGTTTAAGCAAATTGTTCATCAAACTACCAATCCTTCCTATCCTATCTCTCTATTCTTCTATCACTCTGTTCTGGAGGTCCAACTAGCCTCGAATTCAGCTACCAAACAAGTTTTCCCTttcatttggtatcaaagcttgGCTTTCCTTGGCATTCATGGCAGAGACTCGTGCCTCTGCTACAATAAATGAAGCCATTGCTTCACTTCAAAGCACAACTGATCATCACACTAAGGAGTTACAAGAGATGCAAACTATTTAAGAAATTCACATGAGAACTTTGAATGAGATGAGCCAAAAATTAACTACAATTCTACAAAAATTGAGTTCTTCAGATCATGGTGGCACCTACCAATCTCAAAGAATTGGGGGAAATCAAAACCCTAGTTCTTCATTGTTGCCTATGTCTCACCCCATGAAGTTGGATTTTCCAAGATTTTCTGGTGGAGAACCTGTGAGTTGGGTGTATAAGGCCAGTCAATATTTTAGGTATTACAATACTCCCATTAGAGAGAAATTGATGTTAGCTTCTTTTCTTATGGAAGGTGAAGCTCTGGTTTGGTTTCAAGAAAGTGAAGAAACAGGGGTGTTCTGATTGGAAGTCACTGGTTCAAACTATGCATGCAAGGTTTGGTTCAACTGCATATGATGATCCCATGGAAATGCTGACCAGGTTGAGGCAAACAACTTCCATGGCAATGTATAAGGCTCAATTTGAAGTCTTATCTAATAGAATCAAAGGGTTGTCTGCATCACACAAGCTGAGTTGCTTCCTCAGTCGCTTGAAGGATGAGATAAGACTTCCTGTCCGTATGCTTAATCCTCAATCACTAAATGAGGCTTTTGGTTTATCCAAGATTCAAGAAGAGTACAATTGTAGTTATAAGAGGAGTTCTAAGGTTCAATTGGGGCTAGTTAAGCCCTTAATGTTAGGTCCACCCAAAGTTACTCCTTTGGTAGATAGTAGGAATACTAGATTGCCAATCAAAAGAATATCTCCTGCTCAAATGgaggagaggaagaaaaaagGATTATGTTATAATTGTGATGAGAAGTGGGGTCCTGGTCATAAATGTAAATATGCTATGTTGTTCCTTCTTGATTGTGTGGAGTTTATGCTTGAAGTTAATTTAGGGGTGCATATTACTGAACTTGAGGAGGGTAATggaatttctgtttttgttcaCACCTTGCACTGTCAAGAAAACAATGTTGAGGATGCTGGAATCACACTTTATGCCTTAAGTGGTACCCTTACTTCTAGTACTATGAGGGTAATGGGAAAGGTTAGGCATAAGTCCTTGGTAATTCTTATAGACTCGAGTAGCACACATAATTTTGTTGATACttccttattttctcaattACATATTCCTGTGGATGCTTCTCAAATTTTGGAAGTGAAGGTGGCTAATGGTGATGTGATTAGAACTCAAGGATTATGTAAGGAAGTTCCTATTTGTTTGCAAGGGCATCAATTTTTGGTTCAATTACATGTGTTGCCTATGGGGGTTGTGATTTGGTGTTAGGAACTCAGTGGTTGAGTACCCTTGGGGTCATTCAATGGGACTTCAAATTGCTAACTATGTGCTATTCTTATGCACAAAAGTTTGTGATGTTACATGGTTTAAGGGGTGCAAGTACTCACATTCAAGAAGGGACTCAATTTTTGAAAGAACCTGTGAAGAGAGGATTGATTCTGCAAATTTTAGATCCTACGGATTTCCACTATGCAGATGGTGCTTCCAAAGTCCCTGTCTAGGTGGCTGAGCTACTATTAGAGTTTGATGCAGTCTTTGCAACTCCTGTTGGATTACCTCCTATTAGGGGACATGAAAATCAAATCAAGCTTAAGGAAGGAGCTCAAGACATCTACCAAAGACCCTACAGGTACCCTTATTATCAAAAGAATGTAATTGAAAAGATAGTTAAGGAGTTGTTGTCTGTTGGTTCAATTAGGAATAGTTGTAGTCCATTTGCTTCACCAGTTCTTTTAGTTAGGAAAGCTAATGGTTCTTGGAGGATGTGTATTCATTATAGGGCTTTGAATCAAGAAACTACAAGGACAAATACCCTATTCCTGTCATTGATGAGTTGTTGGATGAGCTAGGTGATGCTTGTGTGTTTTCTAAATTGGACTTTAGGTCTGGTTACAACCAAATCAGGACGAAGGAGGAAGACATTCCTAAAACTACTTTTAGGACACATGAAGACCACTATGAATTTTTGGTTATGCCCTTTGGCTTGACCAATGCTCCCTCTACCTTTCAATCCTTGATGAATTTTTAAGCCCTTTTTTAAGGaagtttgttcttttttctttttcttttttgatgatatACTAGTTTATAGTAGATCCTTGTCTGATCACTTTGGTCACCTCAGATTGGTTTTGAAAACTTTGGCCAAACACTAGCTATATGCTAAGAAATCTAAGTGTATGTTTTCTTGTGATGAGGTGGAGTATCTAGGCCATC
This portion of the Castanea sativa cultivar Marrone di Chiusa Pesio chromosome 7, ASM4071231v1 genome encodes:
- the LOC142644061 gene encoding uncharacterized protein LOC142644061 encodes the protein MSEVLNIKINNELMSVDLVLLDEKDNLIHPSIRKSFVNHFRDIQEGKIYRIKYFGVVENKDAYRIVNHKYMIRFYATTSVKLLETNDELIAKQKFELVPFDELKYLADKNTTLIDHGGTYQSQRIGGNQNPSSSLLPMSHPMKLDFPRFSGGEPVKLWFGFKKVKKQGCSDWKSLVQTMHARFGSTAYDDPMEMLTRLRQTTSMAMYKAQFEVLSNRIKGLSASHKLSCFLSRLKDEIRLPVRMLNPQSLNEAFGLSKIQEEYNCSYKRSSKVQLGLVKPLMLGPPKVTPLVDSRNTRLPIKRISPAQMEERKKKGLCYNCDEKWGPGHKCKYAMLFLLDCVEFMLEVNLGVHITELEEGNGISVFVHTLHCQENNVEDAGITLYALSGTLTSSTMRVMGKVRHKSLVILIDSSSTHNFVDTSLFSQLHIPVDASQILEVKVANGTQWLSTLGVIQWDFKLLTMCYSYAQKFVMLHGLRGASTHIQEGTQFLKEPVAELLLEFDAVFATPVGLPPIRGHENQIKLKEGAQDIYQRPYRYPYYQKNTPKAAHAFEMLKDVVSCHLVLALPDFTKPFTVECDASGLGLGAVLMQDHMLIAYHSQTLKGNKLSLSTYEKEFLALVVAVKKWRPYLLGRPFVIKTNHQSLKYLLEQRVGTPAQQRWITKLLGYAFIVEYKQGRENVVADALSRRQGEEVVTSCSVSVPSEPATSASSVPTAFKGTLCMISFPTPTWLSDLKLSYTILVDRLTKYVHFMPLSHPYTATKVANLYLQFVFKLHGMPSTIVNDRDPVFTSLFWKELMRLQGVTLAMSSYHPQTEVVNKSLEHYLRAFAADKPNTWVEWLPLTDFWFNTNFHISSKMTPFEALYGYPPPRVLD